A single region of the Mannheimia bovis genome encodes:
- the rnr gene encoding ribonuclease R, which translates to MIVDPNYQQELEKYENPVPSRDFILNTIREHNAPMSRDELLEVFHIYDEERIEGIRRRLRAMENDGELVFTKGKRYALPEKMDLLKGTVIGHRDGYGFLQVEGHEKLTTKSEDWFIPNAQMVKVMHGDFVLAQPNGTDRRGRKEVRIVRVLEARKKQIVGRFFLESGIGFVVPDDSRINQDILIPDEHRMGARMGQVVVVELQERKASFNRPVGFITEILGDNLAPGMEIEIALRNHDIPHVWSEGVEKQIRQFTSEEVPEEAKQGRIDLRDLPLITIDGEDARDFDDAVFAQKEGNGWRLWVAIADVSYYVRPKTALDLEALNRGNSVYFPNRVIPMLPEVLSNGLCSLNPQVDRLCLVAEMSVSNKGELVDYKFYEAVMNSHARLTYTKVWKMLEGDETLRERYSPLVPHIEELYAMFQTLMKARQKRGAIEFETIENQFIFNPQGRIERIEPLIRNDAHKLIEECMILANIAAARFVEQANEPALYRIHDKPSEEKLLSFKSFVRECGLTWDVGLDPQPKDYGVLLEQIAERADKELIQTMLLRSLKQAVYAADNIGHFGLALTEYAHFTSPIRRYPDLLLHRAIKYLIEKGKGNTRHYTDGGGYHYKLDDMDEFGDKCSATERRADDATREVADWLKCEFMQDHIGEEFDGVISSVTGFGLFVKLNELLIDGLVHISTLDNDYYHYDADRQRLVGGAGSIYRLGDAVRVKVINVNLDEKKIDFELLTEHSTNGKTAKKKAKATAKPVFKEPKTVKKVKKTAEKKPAKSAKKRTKTTASKSRKK; encoded by the coding sequence ATGATAGTCGATCCAAATTATCAACAAGAATTAGAAAAATATGAAAATCCTGTGCCGAGCCGAGATTTTATTTTAAATACTATTCGTGAACATAACGCACCAATGAGCCGTGATGAGTTGTTGGAGGTTTTTCATATTTACGATGAGGAACGTATCGAGGGTATCCGCCGCCGTTTACGAGCAATGGAAAATGATGGGGAGTTAGTATTTACCAAAGGTAAACGCTATGCCTTGCCTGAAAAGATGGATTTATTGAAGGGTACAGTGATTGGTCATCGTGATGGTTATGGTTTTCTACAAGTAGAAGGGCACGAAAAACTTACAACTAAAAGTGAGGATTGGTTCATTCCAAATGCTCAAATGGTAAAAGTAATGCACGGTGATTTTGTACTGGCACAACCGAACGGCACAGATAGACGAGGCAGAAAAGAAGTCCGTATCGTGCGTGTGTTGGAAGCCCGTAAAAAGCAAATTGTTGGGCGTTTCTTCCTGGAAAGCGGTATCGGTTTTGTTGTGCCTGATGATAGCCGTATCAATCAAGATATCCTTATTCCTGATGAGCACCGTATGGGAGCAAGAATGGGGCAGGTTGTGGTGGTCGAACTGCAAGAACGCAAAGCCAGCTTTAACCGCCCAGTGGGTTTTATTACGGAGATTTTAGGCGATAATTTAGCACCGGGTATGGAAATCGAAATTGCATTACGCAATCACGATATTCCACACGTTTGGTCAGAAGGGGTAGAAAAGCAAATTCGTCAATTTACGAGTGAAGAAGTGCCGGAAGAAGCGAAGCAGGGGCGTATTGATTTACGTGATTTACCGCTCATTACTATTGATGGCGAAGATGCTCGTGATTTTGATGATGCGGTTTTTGCCCAAAAAGAAGGGAACGGCTGGCGTTTATGGGTAGCAATTGCTGATGTAAGCTATTATGTTCGCCCGAAAACAGCGTTAGATTTGGAAGCACTTAATCGAGGTAACTCGGTTTATTTCCCAAATCGAGTAATTCCAATGTTGCCGGAAGTGCTTTCAAACGGTTTGTGTTCATTAAATCCACAGGTTGATCGCCTTTGCTTAGTGGCGGAAATGTCCGTTTCCAATAAAGGGGAGCTGGTCGATTATAAATTCTATGAAGCAGTAATGAATTCACACGCTCGTTTAACTTATACTAAAGTTTGGAAAATGCTAGAGGGAGATGAAACCTTGCGTGAGCGTTACTCCCCGCTTGTGCCACATATTGAAGAGCTTTATGCGATGTTCCAAACCTTAATGAAGGCTCGCCAAAAGCGAGGGGCAATAGAGTTTGAAACCATTGAAAATCAATTTATTTTCAACCCACAAGGGCGAATTGAACGCATTGAACCACTTATCCGTAACGATGCACACAAACTGATTGAAGAGTGTATGATTTTAGCAAATATTGCAGCGGCTCGCTTTGTGGAACAAGCCAATGAACCTGCTCTTTACCGAATTCACGATAAACCAAGTGAAGAGAAATTGCTTAGCTTTAAATCGTTTGTGCGTGAATGTGGTTTAACGTGGGATGTTGGGCTTGATCCACAACCTAAAGATTACGGCGTATTATTAGAGCAAATTGCCGAACGTGCCGATAAAGAGCTCATTCAAACAATGTTACTGCGTTCACTGAAACAAGCAGTGTATGCGGCAGATAACATCGGGCATTTTGGTTTGGCATTGACCGAGTATGCTCACTTTACCTCGCCAATTCGCCGTTACCCGGATTTGTTGTTACATCGTGCAATTAAATATTTAATCGAAAAAGGTAAGGGCAATACACGTCATTACACCGATGGCGGTGGCTATCATTACAAGTTAGATGATATGGACGAATTCGGCGATAAATGTTCAGCTACCGAACGCCGTGCCGATGATGCAACCAGAGAAGTAGCAGATTGGCTGAAATGTGAGTTTATGCAAGACCATATAGGCGAAGAGTTTGATGGTGTCATCTCCAGCGTAACGGGATTTGGCTTATTTGTGAAACTTAATGAGCTGTTGATTGATGGTTTGGTTCATATTTCAACTTTAGATAATGACTACTACCATTATGACGCAGACAGACAACGTTTAGTAGGTGGAGCAGGATCGATCTATCGTTTAGGCGATGCCGTTCGGGTTAAGGTTATCAACGTGAATTTAGATGAAAAGAAAATTGACTTTGAGTTATTAACCGAACATAGCACTAATGGTAAAACAGCTAAGAAAAAAGCAAAAGCCACTGCAAAGCCGGTTTTTAAAGAGCCAAAAACGGTAAAAAAAGTGAAGAAAACGGCAGAGAAAAAGCCGGCAAAATCTGCAAAAAAACGAACAAAAACGACCGCTAGTAAGTCAAGGAAGAAATAG
- a CDS encoding ABC transporter substrate-binding protein: MKKWWIPLTMAAFCVAACDDKNNTQANVEKPAAQPAQSQKNPEILPLVTVVAPWELNSLDLNQSGVIFQRMNIAETLVEANLEGQLVEGLATKWESNNDATVWTFTLRDAKFHNGKPFTAQAVEKSLQIALSKPGVLQKAFIKEIKALENNQIQFELTKSFVPFPSFLTHYTTLILAEESFDEKGNVAQLIGTGAFKATKIEAPQKLESVRFDEYWGNKPQLQQANYLASSRSETRTLMAQSDKTSLVFNLDKASVARLKADPNLQLINTSIARTTQLKMDVAKPFFNDLAIRQALSQAINRKAIAEQVLKIQDGMADQILPKAFADWRVATTEPTLSHDETIAKIKENLTASGYEYNAEGKLTKDGKPFTFTLRTYSDRPELPIIATILQAEWKKIGVDINVSVGNFSEIPLGHQNGTLEMALYAFNYAKTLDPFALLVQDFANGGSDWGTMNWRNDSLDHALKQLETEIDSEKSKQLKQQVSQIIHDELPIIPIVYDQQTVVGHQGINGLTLDPFERRFYLEKLSK, from the coding sequence ATGAAAAAATGGTGGATACCATTAACGATGGCGGCATTTTGTGTTGCAGCTTGTGATGATAAAAACAATACTCAAGCCAATGTAGAGAAACCTGCGGCACAACCTGCACAATCGCAAAAAAATCCAGAAATTCTACCGCTTGTAACTGTTGTTGCTCCTTGGGAATTAAACAGCTTGGATTTAAACCAATCAGGTGTAATTTTCCAACGTATGAACATTGCTGAAACCTTAGTTGAAGCTAACCTTGAAGGTCAATTAGTAGAAGGTTTGGCAACTAAGTGGGAAAGTAATAATGATGCAACGGTTTGGACATTTACTCTTCGTGATGCCAAATTCCATAACGGCAAGCCTTTCACCGCACAAGCGGTCGAAAAATCATTGCAAATTGCACTTTCAAAACCGGGCGTGTTGCAAAAAGCCTTTATCAAAGAGATTAAAGCCCTAGAGAATAACCAAATCCAATTTGAATTAACGAAATCTTTTGTGCCGTTCCCCTCTTTCTTAACGCACTACACTACTTTAATTTTGGCGGAAGAGAGCTTTGATGAAAAAGGCAATGTGGCACAACTCATTGGTACAGGGGCATTTAAAGCTACCAAAATCGAAGCTCCACAAAAATTAGAGAGCGTTCGTTTTGATGAATATTGGGGCAACAAGCCACAACTTCAGCAAGCGAATTATTTAGCCAGCAGCCGTAGTGAAACCCGTACTTTAATGGCACAGAGTGATAAAACGTCGTTAGTGTTTAATTTAGATAAAGCAAGCGTGGCTCGTTTAAAAGCTGATCCGAATTTGCAACTTATCAACACCTCTATTGCACGTACAACTCAGCTAAAAATGGATGTTGCTAAGCCGTTCTTCAACGATTTAGCCATTCGCCAAGCCTTATCTCAAGCGATTAACCGCAAAGCGATTGCTGAGCAAGTGTTGAAAATCCAAGACGGTATGGCAGATCAAATTTTACCTAAAGCCTTTGCGGACTGGCGTGTGGCAACAACAGAGCCAACCTTAAGCCACGATGAAACCATCGCAAAAATTAAGGAAAATTTGACCGCTTCCGGTTATGAATATAACGCAGAAGGCAAATTAACTAAAGATGGTAAACCATTTACCTTTACGTTAAGAACTTATTCAGATCGTCCTGAATTACCGATTATTGCAACCATTTTACAAGCTGAATGGAAGAAAATCGGGGTTGATATCAATGTGTCTGTCGGTAACTTCAGTGAAATTCCACTAGGACATCAAAATGGCACTTTAGAGATGGCACTTTATGCGTTCAACTATGCGAAAACACTCGATCCATTCGCCTTGTTAGTGCAAGACTTTGCTAACGGTGGAAGCGATTGGGGCACAATGAACTGGCGTAATGACAGCCTAGATCACGCTCTAAAACAACTTGAAACAGAAATCGATTCTGAAAAATCGAAGCAATTAAAACAGCAAGTGAGCCAAATTATTCACGATGAATTACCGATTATTCCGATTGTGTACGATCAACAAACTGTTGTAGGGCATCAAGGCATTAATGGTTTGACACTTGACCCATTTGAAAGACGTTTTTACTTAGAAAAATTATCAAAATAA
- a CDS encoding ABC transporter permease gives MKISTSQYLGGTILLIMLGFAFLQPYFYPMDIGFQDLANTLSSPNELAWFGTDHLGRDMLARLSSAIRLSFSLSLFSVFCALVAGLITGIMAGFFGGWIDRIFSFICDLVMALPGLLLVLLFAALSPGSFWTLYLGISLVMWVEFFRVIRSISSTMANSSEIQASRLMGMSWLYSFKRHLLPRLLPMIATLSAFSLGNAILALATLGFVSVGLRPPTAELGLMMTELFPYYYEAPLIFLQPVVAVFLMVLSLQLLSGRVK, from the coding sequence ATGAAAATCTCAACTTCACAATATTTGGGCGGCACGATTCTACTTATTATGCTCGGCTTCGCCTTTTTACAGCCTTATTTTTACCCGATGGATATCGGCTTTCAAGATTTAGCCAATACGCTTTCCAGCCCAAATGAATTAGCGTGGTTCGGCACAGACCATCTCGGCAGAGATATGCTTGCCCGACTTTCCTCTGCTATTCGCCTCTCTTTCAGCTTATCGCTGTTTAGCGTATTTTGTGCCTTAGTGGCAGGTTTGATTACAGGCATTATGGCAGGCTTTTTTGGTGGCTGGATCGACCGCATTTTCAGTTTTATATGTGATTTAGTGATGGCACTACCGGGCTTATTACTGGTATTACTCTTTGCCGCACTCTCTCCGGGTTCGTTCTGGACGCTCTACTTAGGGATTTCATTGGTAATGTGGGTGGAATTTTTCCGTGTGATCCGTTCCATTAGCTCAACAATGGCAAACAGTTCGGAAATTCAAGCCTCACGCTTAATGGGAATGAGCTGGCTTTATAGCTTCAAACGCCATTTATTACCTCGTTTATTACCAATGATCGCCACCTTATCTGCATTCTCGCTCGGGAATGCGATTTTAGCCCTCGCCACTCTCGGCTTTGTAAGCGTAGGATTACGTCCACCTACAGCGGAGCTAGGCTTAATGATGACAGAGCTCTTCCCTTATTATTACGAAGCTCCATTGATCTTTTTACAGCCGGTAGTTGCCGTATTTTTAATGGTGCTTAGCCTACAATTATTATCAGGGAGAGTGAAATAA
- a CDS encoding zinc ribbon domain-containing protein YjdM produces the protein MTYPVCPECKSENTYHDSIQFVCPDCAYEWNGEETTQDEDALIVKDSNGNLLSDGDDVLLIKDLKLKGSSEVLKKGTKFKGIRLAKGDHNVDCGKIMLKSEFLKKA, from the coding sequence ATGACATACCCTGTATGCCCTGAATGCAAGAGCGAAAATACTTATCACGATTCTATTCAATTTGTTTGCCCTGATTGTGCTTATGAATGGAATGGTGAGGAAACTACTCAAGATGAAGATGCCTTAATTGTAAAAGATAGTAATGGTAATTTATTATCTGATGGTGATGATGTGTTATTAATTAAAGATTTAAAATTAAAAGGATCATCGGAAGTCCTGAAAAAAGGTACAAAATTCAAAGGGATACGTTTAGCAAAAGGTGATCACAATGTAGATTGTGGCAAAATTATGCTGAAATCTGAATTTTTGAAGAAAGCCTAA
- a CDS encoding ABC transporter permease, translating to MLNIFLRRLTQLLLVVWSVGTLTFIITRQLSGDMAYRIAASRYGYDQADSMAAEAVRAELALDQPWWQSYFSWLGDLLQFNLGKSLVTGDPVWAEIQHQFGHTLSLAIVALILAILIGPPLGLLAARKPNGFFDRLTLIFSTLFRSVPAFIIAIGLITLFSAQLKWLPAGGYGSWQHFILPALTLAIGLSAVSVRVTRSTMVQVKNAEFYQFSQLKGLSRWKTFVRHGLPNIAVPVIAYHAVQLVYLIEGVVVVESLFAWPGSGHALVHAIIARDVPMIQGTTLVMGGLFVVLNTLADLLSAWIDPRIKR from the coding sequence GTGTTAAATATCTTTCTCCGCCGCCTTACTCAGTTGTTATTAGTCGTCTGGTCAGTCGGCACATTAACTTTCATTATTACCCGCCAACTGTCGGGCGATATGGCATACCGTATTGCCGCCAGCCGTTATGGTTACGACCAAGCCGATAGTATGGCTGCTGAAGCGGTGCGAGCCGAGTTAGCGTTAGATCAGCCTTGGTGGCAAAGCTATTTCAGTTGGTTAGGCGATTTATTGCAGTTTAATTTAGGTAAATCGTTGGTAACAGGCGATCCTGTCTGGGCTGAAATTCAACATCAATTCGGACATACCTTAAGCCTTGCAATTGTGGCACTTATCTTGGCAATCCTTATTGGTCCTCCACTTGGATTACTCGCCGCTCGCAAACCAAACGGTTTTTTTGACCGCTTGACACTCATTTTCAGCACGCTGTTCCGCTCTGTGCCAGCCTTTATTATCGCTATCGGCTTAATTACGTTATTTTCAGCTCAACTAAAATGGTTGCCTGCTGGCGGATATGGTAGCTGGCAGCATTTTATCTTACCTGCTTTAACCCTTGCGATTGGCTTGAGTGCGGTTTCGGTGCGAGTAACCCGCTCTACGATGGTACAAGTGAAAAATGCAGAGTTTTACCAATTCTCGCAATTAAAAGGGCTAAGCCGCTGGAAAACTTTTGTGCGACACGGTTTACCAAACATCGCCGTCCCCGTTATTGCCTATCACGCAGTCCAGCTTGTCTATTTAATTGAAGGTGTTGTGGTGGTAGAAAGTTTATTTGCTTGGCCCGGCAGCGGACACGCATTGGTTCACGCCATTATTGCCCGTGATGTACCGATGATTCAAGGTACAACCTTAGTAATGGGTGGATTATTTGTTGTATTAAACACTCTTGCCGATCTGCTCAGTGCTTGGATTGACCCACGAATTAAGCGATAG
- the znuA gene encoding zinc ABC transporter substrate-binding protein ZnuA: protein MFKKTLIGLAVLGAGIAQADVLTSIKPLGFIANAITDGVTETKVLLPVTASPHDYSLKPSDVSQLQSAQLVVWVGDGLESFLEKSIEKLPKEKVLTLENVEAIEELVEKASDKKEDAHDHDHKHDHKHSHDHKHEHKGHSHKHDDHHGHSHDEDWHIWLSSEASEIVAEQIAARLSEQLPEQKAKIAENLAKFKTNLTAKKAEIAKQLEPVKAKGYYTFHDAYGYFEREYGLNSLGSFTINPTVAPGAKTLAAIKKNIAKNKAQCLFAEPQFTPKVIETLAKETKVNVGQLDPLGAKVQLSATAYPDFLQALANEFSQCLSK, encoded by the coding sequence ATGTTTAAGAAAACATTGATTGGTTTAGCCGTTTTAGGGGCAGGAATTGCCCAAGCGGACGTATTAACCAGCATCAAACCGTTAGGTTTTATTGCTAATGCGATTACTGATGGTGTAACTGAAACGAAAGTATTATTACCGGTAACCGCTTCTCCACACGATTATAGTTTGAAACCATCAGATGTATCACAACTACAATCTGCTCAATTAGTAGTTTGGGTAGGCGATGGTTTAGAAAGTTTCCTCGAAAAAAGTATCGAAAAATTGCCGAAAGAGAAGGTATTAACCCTTGAGAATGTGGAAGCGATTGAAGAGTTGGTGGAAAAAGCAAGTGACAAAAAAGAAGATGCTCACGACCACGATCATAAGCACGACCACAAACATTCACACGATCATAAACACGAACATAAAGGGCATAGTCACAAACACGATGATCACCACGGTCATAGCCACGATGAAGACTGGCATATTTGGTTATCTAGCGAGGCAAGCGAAATCGTCGCTGAACAAATTGCCGCACGTTTAAGTGAACAATTACCGGAACAAAAAGCGAAAATTGCAGAAAATCTTGCAAAATTCAAAACAAATTTAACCGCTAAGAAAGCAGAAATTGCGAAGCAATTAGAGCCGGTAAAGGCAAAAGGCTATTACACTTTCCACGATGCTTACGGCTATTTTGAAAGAGAGTATGGTTTAAATTCATTAGGTTCATTTACCATTAACCCAACGGTTGCACCGGGTGCGAAAACACTTGCCGCAATCAAGAAAAATATTGCTAAAAACAAAGCACAATGTTTATTTGCTGAGCCACAATTTACCCCGAAAGTGATTGAAACGCTGGCAAAAGAAACGAAAGTGAATGTAGGGCAATTAGACCCACTAGGTGCTAAAGTTCAACTCAGTGCAACTGCTTACCCTGATTTTTTACAGGCACTAGCCAACGAATTTAGCCAATGTTTATCAAAGTAA
- the hisD gene encoding histidinol dehydrogenase, whose amino-acid sequence MQTLIWNDLTNAEKQQYLARPAQVIGESIKAAVDEIKANVLANGDKALFELSEKFDKVKLASLTVSKEQIQQAESRISPELKHAIQNAKANIEAFHKAQQNQEVDIETQPGVRCQVITRPINAVGLYIPGGSAPLFSTVLMLAVPAKIAGCKKIVLCSPPPIADEILYTANLCGVETIYAVGGAQAVIAMANGTETVAKVDKIFGPGNSFVTEAKRQVVQEGTAIDMPAGPSEVLVIADEFADPAFVASDLLSQAEHGADSQVILVTPSSALAKAVDEELEKQVSVLPRGETARKALAHSRTFIAENLQQAVEISNKYAPEHLIMQTENARSLLADLDNAGSIFLGAYSPESMGDYASGTNHVLPTYGYTKTYSSLGLADFSKRMTVQELTPQGFLALAETVERMASAELLEAHRNAVSLRVKKLQS is encoded by the coding sequence ATGCAAACCCTAATCTGGAATGATTTAACAAACGCAGAAAAACAACAATATCTTGCTCGCCCCGCTCAAGTGATTGGAGAGAGTATTAAAGCAGCGGTTGATGAGATTAAAGCTAATGTATTAGCGAATGGTGATAAAGCCCTCTTTGAATTAAGTGAGAAGTTCGACAAAGTGAAATTAGCCAGTCTTACCGTTTCAAAAGAGCAAATTCAGCAAGCAGAGAGCCGTATTTCACCGGAACTTAAACACGCCATTCAAAATGCGAAAGCAAATATTGAGGCTTTTCATAAAGCACAGCAAAATCAAGAGGTAGATATTGAAACCCAGCCGGGTGTGCGTTGCCAAGTGATTACTCGCCCGATAAATGCCGTAGGGCTTTATATTCCGGGTGGCTCTGCACCACTTTTCTCAACGGTTTTAATGCTCGCAGTGCCGGCAAAAATTGCAGGCTGTAAGAAAATTGTACTCTGTTCTCCACCGCCAATTGCAGATGAAATTCTCTATACCGCAAATTTATGCGGTGTTGAAACGATTTATGCGGTAGGTGGGGCACAAGCCGTTATTGCAATGGCAAATGGCACAGAAACGGTAGCTAAAGTGGATAAAATTTTCGGACCCGGTAATAGTTTCGTAACAGAAGCTAAACGCCAAGTAGTTCAAGAGGGAACAGCAATTGATATGCCTGCTGGTCCAAGTGAAGTATTAGTGATTGCAGATGAATTTGCCGACCCTGCGTTTGTCGCCAGCGATTTGCTCTCTCAAGCAGAGCACGGGGCAGATTCGCAAGTTATTTTAGTTACTCCAAGTTCTGCATTAGCTAAAGCGGTTGATGAGGAGTTAGAAAAACAGGTTTCGGTGCTGCCTCGTGGCGAGACAGCGAGGAAAGCACTCGCCCATAGCCGTACTTTTATTGCAGAAAACTTGCAACAAGCGGTCGAAATTAGTAATAAATATGCACCTGAACATTTAATTATGCAAACAGAAAATGCCCGTTCACTTTTAGCGGATTTGGATAATGCAGGCTCAATTTTCTTAGGGGCTTATAGCCCTGAAAGTATGGGCGATTATGCAAGTGGCACAAACCACGTTCTACCCACTTATGGCTATACAAAAACCTATTCTAGCTTAGGTTTAGCTGATTTTAGCAAACGAATGACAGTGCAAGAATTGACACCACAAGGCTTTTTAGCACTAGCAGAAACGGTTGAGAGAATGGCAAGTGCAGAATTGTTAGAAGCACACCGTAATGCGGTTAGCTTGAGAGTTAAGAAACTACAGAGCTAA
- a CDS encoding ABC transporter ATP-binding protein, whose translation MMLLEIQNVSVKTKDGITLVQPISLSLQQGKNITILGETGSGKSLLIQAIMGALPEGLIASGQFFVENCKVDFNQQSEIEKLWGKTLVMLPQEPRRSLNPIMAIGKQLWESFHYVAGKSSPQAKTESQAYLAKLGLGDSVENYPHQLSGGMAQRASFAIATAAGGKMLLADEPTKGLDPISKGKVIELLKSAYQNGGGLLTITHDIDVAEQLGGYILVMKKGELLEQGEAEALLRNPQHAYTKALIAADPKHWQPLQDLQNMNQKQPLVSVKNLSVARGKKTLFSNLSFDLHKGEVLGIVGHSGIGKSSLADVLCGLLKPKSGEVKWHSHSHKKHQVLKLYQDPPEAFAPNVSLQTLLDDVINKHKLDRLPIPSLLEQLSLNPDILQRSAENVSGGELQRVAILRTLLLDPVLLFADEVTSRLDPITQQETIELLITQCRARNCSLILVSHDPYLIKRSCDKVINLEDYLG comes from the coding sequence ATAATGTTACTGGAAATTCAAAATGTAAGTGTAAAAACCAAAGATGGCATAACACTGGTTCAACCTATTTCTCTCTCATTACAACAAGGCAAAAATATTACCATTTTAGGCGAAACAGGTTCAGGAAAAAGCCTGTTAATTCAAGCCATTATGGGAGCTTTACCCGAAGGCTTAATTGCAAGCGGTCAATTTTTTGTTGAAAATTGCAAAGTGGATTTTAACCAACAATCTGAAATCGAAAAATTGTGGGGCAAAACCTTAGTAATGCTGCCACAAGAACCTCGCCGCTCGCTAAATCCGATTATGGCAATTGGTAAGCAATTATGGGAAAGTTTTCACTACGTGGCAGGGAAATCTTCACCCCAAGCAAAAACCGAAAGCCAAGCCTATTTAGCCAAGCTCGGTTTAGGCGACTCAGTTGAAAACTATCCGCACCAACTCTCAGGTGGAATGGCTCAACGTGCCTCTTTTGCAATTGCAACCGCTGCGGGTGGAAAAATGTTACTGGCAGATGAACCGACCAAAGGGCTTGATCCAATTAGCAAAGGCAAAGTGATTGAACTGTTAAAATCCGCTTACCAAAACGGGGGTGGCTTACTCACCATTACTCACGATATTGACGTTGCCGAGCAACTCGGGGGCTACATTCTGGTGATGAAAAAAGGCGAGCTGTTGGAACAAGGCGAGGCAGAAGCACTCTTACGCAATCCACAACACGCTTACACAAAAGCCTTGATTGCCGCAGATCCAAAACATTGGCAGCCATTGCAAGATTTGCAAAATATGAACCAAAAACAACCGCTTGTCTCAGTCAAGAACTTAAGTGTTGCCCGTGGCAAAAAAACCTTGTTTAGTAATCTCTCTTTTGATTTACACAAAGGCGAGGTGCTAGGCATTGTGGGGCATAGTGGCATAGGTAAAAGCTCTCTTGCTGATGTGTTGTGCGGTTTGCTAAAACCAAAATCAGGTGAGGTAAAATGGCACAGCCATAGCCATAAAAAACATCAAGTATTGAAACTTTACCAAGATCCACCGGAGGCATTTGCCCCAAATGTGAGCTTGCAAACCTTACTTGATGATGTGATCAATAAACATAAATTAGATCGCCTGCCTATTCCAAGTTTATTAGAGCAACTCTCGCTTAACCCGGACATTTTACAACGCAGTGCCGAAAATGTGTCGGGTGGCGAGCTGCAACGTGTGGCGATTTTGCGAACGTTATTACTTGATCCTGTATTACTATTTGCTGATGAAGTAACCTCTCGACTTGATCCTATCACACAGCAAGAAACAATAGAATTACTAATAACTCAATGTCGTGCCCGAAATTGCAGCTTGATTTTAGTCAGCCACGATCCTTATTTAATCAAGAGATCGTGCGATAAGGTGATTAATTTGGAAGATTATTTAGGCTAA